Below is a genomic region from Rhinolophus sinicus isolate RSC01 linkage group LG11, ASM3656204v1, whole genome shotgun sequence.
TTCACCAATGGCCACGATACTGGTCCTTCAGGTATAGGCCACTTCTGTTCTAAGGGAACTTACTTTACAGCAGTGGCAATGGCTGTCGCACTGCTCCCACTTCCAGGGTGAATCCAGGTCAGTTCTGAGAAAACTTGCATTATGGAAGCAGCACCACCTACTGCCATTTTGTCACTTAGTGGTGGTAGGCTAGGTCTGTTCTGAGAAAACTTGCTTTGGGGCACCTGTGGTTGACATATTGGCCATTCGGGGTGTAGCTGATGTGTGTTCTAAATAAACTTGCTTTACTCTAGTGGCAGTGGCTGCCACACTGCTCAAAATTCTGGGCCTGAGGTCGCATCTATTTGGAGTGAACTTGCTTGTCTAGCAGCACTGGCAGCTGCCATATTGGTGCTTTGAGGTGTAATCCGTGATTCTTCTGAGGAACTTGCTTTGTGGCAGGGGCACCAAAAATCACAACTGTCCCCTGAAAATCACACATCGCTCACATGGGAAATCACACAGAATCACCTAGTGGTCACACTGGTACCATGATTTGGCAGTCACTCGGGAATCACATGGCAGCCACGAGAAAATCATGTGATAGCCACATTGGAATCAATAGACGGTCATGTGGGAATCACTCGGGAATCCCATAGCTCTTGGATATTCTGTActgttattaaatgtttttttttcttttcaatttagttTTTGGAAGTTTTTATTGACATATCAAGCTTAGCAATTCTTTCCCCAGCCAAGACCAGTTACTAATGAGTCCATCCAAGGCATACTtcatttctgttaaaatatttttcatctttagtaTTGCCTTTGATTCTTCCTGAGAACTTCCATCCCTCTGCTTACATCCCATTTTTCTTGCATATGCTATACTTTTCCTATTAGTGCTCTTAGCGTAATCAGTTTTAAATTCCCAGTCTTATAATTCCAACATTATTGACATGTCTGAGTATGGTTTTGATGCTTACTATGCTTCTTCAAATTgtgttctttgcctttttgtatgccttctaattttttgttgaaagctaGGCATGATGTACTAGGTAAAAGTAACACTggtaaataggcctttagtgATGTGGTGGTAAGGTGTAGGGGAAGGGAAGAATTTTATAGTCCtctgattaggtctcagtcttttggtgaaactgtgccactggactGCAAATttcaccagtgcttctcaaacccacccccactcccactgggaggtgggacaggatggctagagtGGGCTATAGGTgggctttctctttctcaaaacTGAGAATAAACTTTTGTCATTTGAAGTCACCCAGTTTTGTCACACTTGGTACTTTATTACAAGAGCCCTAGAAAACTACAATACAGGAGAACTTCTGATCATGCATTAcctgggcttttaaaaaaattatttgtttttaaaaatgttattataaagaTTATCAAAAGGGCTTTTCATTCAACCAGTATGAACTCCTTCATGGCGAATAAGGTCAGAACGACTACCAAAGGcctttccacattccttacaGTCATAGGGTTTTTCACCAGTATGAATTTTTTGATGTCTAGTAAGGTTTGAGCCTTTAttaaaggccttcccacattcagTACATTCATATGGTTTTTCATCTGTATGGATTCTCTGGTGTTGAATAAGTTCTGAGCTCTGAATAAAGGCCtttccacattctttacatttatagAGTTTCTTGCCAGCATGAATTCTGTGATGATTAGTAAGTGTTGAGGTACTactaaaggccttcccacattccttacattcataaggtttctcacCAGTATGCATTCTCTGATGTTGAATAAGTCTTGAATGTTGAGTAAAggttttcccacattccttacattcataaggtttctcacCGGTATGAATTCTCAGATGTGGAAAAAGTTGTGAACTCTTAGTAAAGGCTTTTCCACATACTTTACATTTGTAAGGTTTCTcaccagtgtgaattctctgatgatCATTAAGGTTTGAGCAATAAttaaaggcttttccacattccttacattcatagggtttctcaccagtgTGAATCCTCTGATGTTGAGAAAAATATGAGCTACAACTAAAAGCCTTGCcgcattccttacattcatagggtttttcaCCAGTGTGAATCCTCTGATGTCGAGTAACAAGTGAGCCACGACTAAAGGATTTCCCACACTCCTTACATTCATAGAGTTTTTCAGCAGGATGACTTCTCTGATGTTGAATAAACTGTGAGTTCTGATTAAAGGTCTTtccacatattttatattcacagGGTTTCTCTTCATTAATAGTTTTTTGATGTGGAGTAAGAAACGTGGACTGAATAAAAGTGGGCATGTCTTCTTCATGGATAAATATTACTTGACTAAAATGTCTCTTCTTTAGAGATAGTATCCTGGTCTCACACATTGATTCCAGATCTGAAcgaaaataaaaaggcatatattcatttttactaTTCTGGGAGAGGTTAAACTtctaaaaaagaaatgggaaaattaaGCTGCAAATAATATCTGAGAGAGTAAATGCTTGGACACTTATCAAATATGACTAAGCAATTTGTAAAATTGATAAGCACAGACATTAAGGAGAGGTAATAGAGAAAGTTGAAGAGAATGATTAGGGAACTAGATGACCTCAATAATCATGAAATACTGGTGTGGATCAGAATCACTTGAAACTTCAGTAACTATACTATACCTGTTCAGGGCTATCCTCCATATTACACAGTGATTCGaatcatatacatgtatacatgtttaTAAACATATGCTCACACACTCAGAGCATAATATTATGTATGTTTTGTAGTTTGTGGATAATTGTCAGACCTATATCAAAGGACTATAGAGAAATAATTGTGTTGAAATGTATAAATTGGGGGACGGTGGTCACAGACTCTATGCAAAGGGTATGTTATGTTGCTGGCAAATTCACATCAGAGGACATCCTGCAGCAAGTCTCAGGTGCTGAATGAAACTGTCAATGGTAAACAGTACATTTCTTCTGCAGCTAGAGTCGGAAGTGTTGGGGATTCACTGAAAATAGTTTGCCTTAGAATTCTGTGATGCTGACTTTTGTAGAGTGAGAAATGAAATCCTTAAGTTATGGCAGTGGCTAAGAGGAAGGCAGCCTGAGTAAGAAAGAAGAGCGTAAGAATGAAACATACTCTGCGAGAAGAAGAGGGGAACTCcatgtcaacatttttttttttttttggttgccaTTCTGCGTATATCCACAATGAACATGAAAGAACTTCAAGTATTGATTTTGCATTTACAAATGAATCTAATAAGTAGGTGAATATGTAATTATAGAATCCGAGTAATGAGTGTCAACTGTACTTTAAAAAGGGCTAATTCATGAATCCACAGGAAAATTACAGTAAAAGCTTaacaaggggaaagaaaaatcccATTAGGACAAAGGATAATGGAAAAGAGACAgtagcaataaaagaaaaagtcaaactgAGCTACAGTAAGTGAATTCCACAGCACTGATTCATGGTACAGATCCCACAAATACACAAGAACTGGAGGCATCAGGCACTTCTAATAGTGGGGTGcacaaaaaaaaatgctgaaaccTGAAGGATTAGTCCCAATATTGTATCAGTAGTGAGACCACTAAGAGCCCCTTCCCATCCCACACAAAAGGATTATACTTCTCCATTCTTACAGAAAACTAGAGATCTGGAAAAATGGAACCAGAGTGAATCTGGAGTCAGGAACATCAGGTGTAGCTGTGGGCCTGGGTACTGAACTGAGAACAAAGCAttaacagaaaacataaatacttgtgatataataaagaatatatttggtctttgttccTCATTCCTGGCATAGGAATTCACAAATCATTGGAATTTCCTGATAGTAgtgttttttgttatttacaaCAAGCTCCTTTTGATCACACCTGAGTTCATGCTAATGAGATGATTCACAGTGGGCCTTCAGTTTCAAAGGAGGGGCTGGCCATTCAT
It encodes:
- the ZNF829 gene encoding zinc finger protein 829 isoform X1, which codes for MPSGTVRSVSSTLLQVRCAEEKEGIHDELLQGSVMFRDVSINFSQEEWECLDSGQMNLYKEVMLENFSNLVSVGLSSSKPAVISLLEQGKEPWMVETEMKRGLCSDLESMCETRILSLKKRHFSQVIFIHEEDMPTFIQSTFLTPHQKTINEEKPCEYKICGKTFNQNSQFIQHQRSHPAEKLYECKECGKSFSRGSLVTRHQRIHTGEKPYECKECGKAFSCSSYFSQHQRIHTGEKPYECKECGKAFNYCSNLNDHQRIHTGEKPYKCKVCGKAFTKSSQLFPHLRIHTGEKPYECKECGKTFTQHSRLIQHQRMHTGEKPYECKECGKAFSSTSTLTNHHRIHAGKKLYKCKECGKAFIQSSELIQHQRIHTDEKPYECTECGKAFNKGSNLTRHQKIHTGEKPYDCKECGKAFGSRSDLIRHEGVHTG
- the ZNF829 gene encoding zinc finger protein 829 isoform X2, which encodes MFRDVSINFSQEEWECLDSGQMNLYKEVMLENFSNLVSVGLSSSKPAVISLLEQGKEPWMVETEMKRGLCSDLESMCETRILSLKKRHFSQVIFIHEEDMPTFIQSTFLTPHQKTINEEKPCEYKICGKTFNQNSQFIQHQRSHPAEKLYECKECGKSFSRGSLVTRHQRIHTGEKPYECKECGKAFSCSSYFSQHQRIHTGEKPYECKECGKAFNYCSNLNDHQRIHTGEKPYKCKVCGKAFTKSSQLFPHLRIHTGEKPYECKECGKTFTQHSRLIQHQRMHTGEKPYECKECGKAFSSTSTLTNHHRIHAGKKLYKCKECGKAFIQSSELIQHQRIHTDEKPYECTECGKAFNKGSNLTRHQKIHTGEKPYDCKECGKAFGSRSDLIRHEGVHTG